AAGGCTCCGCCGGGGCGCAGGACCCGGTGAGTTGCGGCGGCGATCGCGGGGGCAACGCCGGCGGGCAGCGTAGAGAAAGGCAAGCCCGACAGCACGTAATCGGCGTGATCGAAACCGTGATCGCGCACGATCTGTTCGACGTCCGCAGCCGAGCCGAGCACCGCTCGGAACCGCTTGTCGCGGATCGTCTTCTGCAAATACTCGATATAGATCGGGTTGGTGTCGATCACGATCAGCATTCCATCGCCGCGCAGCTTTTCCAGCACGGGGCGGCAGAAGGTGCCGATGCCTGGGCCATATTCCACGAACAGGCGGCAACTGCCCCAGTCGACCGGCGCCAGCATGCTGCGCACGGTGAAGCGCGAGGACGGAATGATCGAGCCGACCATGCGCGGGTGTTCGAGGAACCCGCGGAAGAAGACCGAACATTGAGCCCCGTAGAGTGCCAGCCGATCGCGTAATCCGCCGCGCGACCCGAGGGCGATTCCGTCTGATTCCATGGGTTTGACTGTCTCCGATTGATCGGTGGCGCAGGCTCTGCGCGCAATTGGCGCACCTCGCAGATGCGGCCCCGCATTGCAAGCGCGCTCGCGCTGGCCTAGCGGCAGGAAGGTCATGTCGGAAGCCGATCCGAATTCGCCTTTGCCCACGCCTCTCGTACACGCGCCCCGCCGCGCGATCTCGCGCGGGCGCATGGTATTGCTGTTTCTCGTCATGCTCGTCACGGCAGCCGGCAACACCGCCATGCAGTCGGTCATGCCCTCGATCGGCACCGAGTTGGGGGTCGCGGACGTCTGGATCAGCCTCGCCTATACCTGGTCGGCGCTGCTGTGGGTCATCTGCGCACCGATCTGGGCGAGGCGGTCGGATCGGAGGGGCCGCAAGTCGATGATGGCGGTGGGACTGGTCGGCTTCATCGCGTCGATGACCCTGTGCGGGTTGGTGCTTTGGTTCGGACTGCACGGGCTGATTTCCGCTGCCGCGACATTGCTGTTCTTCGCCGCGGCCCGCAGTCTCTATGGTGGTTTCGGTTCTGCCGCGCCGCCGGCGGTCCAGGCCTATGTCGCCAGCCGCACACCGCGCAGCGAGCGCACCCAGGCGCTGGCATTGATCGCATCGAGCTTTGGCCTCGGCACTGTGATTGGCCCGGCGCTTGCTCCGCTGCTGATATTCCCGGCGACTGGGCTGGTCGGGCCTTTCTTCGCCTTCGCGATGATCGCGGTGATCGTTCTCGTGGCCTTGCGCTTTCGTCTGCCGGACGACGACCCAAGCTTCGCCGCGCGTGGCGATGTCGTCGCGGCGCCCTTCAGCGCCAGTTCGAACTCGCGCATGCGCCGGGACGAAGACGATGAGGAAGTGGATCCGCGTGAGGGCCTGCAGGGCGGCATGTCGGCTCCCGCCGATCACATACCCGACCTCAGCTGGCGCGACCGGCGACTGCGTCCATGGCTGGTCGCCGGCCTGTTGGGCGGCCATGCCCAAGCCGCGATGCTCGGCATAATCGGCTTCTTCATTCTCGATCGGCTTGGGCTAAGGGGCGATCCAAGTGCGGGGACCGGCCCAATCGGCATCGTGCTGATGTCGGGGGCCATTGCCACCCTGCTGGCGCAGTGGGGCCTTATTCCCATGCTCAAGCTCGGCCCACGATCTTCGACCATGTGGGGCGTTGCCCTTGCTGCGCTGGGCACTGTCACCTTCGCCGTGGCTCGCGACCTGCACGCAATTGCGGTGGGCTTCGCCATCGCCTCGCTCGGCTTCGGCCTCTACCGTCCTGGCTTCACGGCGGGTTCGTCCTTGGCGGTCACGCGCGTGGAGCAGGGCCAAGTCGGCGGGATCGTCGCCTCTGTCAATGGCGCGGCCTATGTCGTGGCGCCAGCAATCGGGGTCTGGCTCTACGGCCACCACGAGGTGATCGGTTTCGCCACAATCGTGGCGCTGTGCCTCGCCGTATTCGTTCTCGGCTGGAAGCAGCTGACGCCCGACGAGGAACTCACGCGCGAGCGGCGCTAGCCCGTTGCGTCAGAGGATTTCGAGCACCTTGTCCTGCGGTCGGCAGAGCCGCACGCCCTTGTCGGTTTCCACCAACGGTCGTTCGATCAGGATCGGGTCGGCCGCCATCGCAGCGATCACCGTGTCCGCATCGGCGTCCGGCAATCCGCGCTCGACCGCATCTGTGCCGCGCGTGCGCAGGCCCTGTTGCGGCGTAATCGCCGCATCACGGTAGAGCTGCTCGAGTTTCTCACGGCTTGGCGGGTCCTGGAGATATTCGATGACGCTGACTTCGACCGAGGAGAGGTTCTCGAGGATGGCGAGCGTCTTGCGCGAGGTTCCACATTTGGGATTGTGCCAGATAGTCGCTTTCACTCTCGAATCTCCTGCAGTTTGATCCGGCCTGCATAATCGCCTGCCTTGGCTGCGCGACTAGCAATGATCGATTTTTCCGCCAAGCGTGATCGAGCGCTTGCAATTGCGACTTATTCTCAATAGCGCATCAATCCCAATCGAGAATGATTCGCAAGAAAGTGACTTCATGACATCTGTTTTCCGTCGCGCAGCCCTCCTCTCTTCCGCTGCGCTGTTCCTCGTCCCCTCCGTCGCCAGCGCGAATGCCGCAGCCGCCGCGGAGGATCGCGATTACCTGCCCAGCGACATTATCGTAACCGGTGAGCGGCAGGGCTATGGCGAGGATGACGGGTCGAGCGGGACCAAGACTCCCACCCCGCTGATCGAGGTTCCGCAGACCATCACCTTCGTGACCGCAGACCAGCTTGAAGACCAGTCGATCCGCCAACTTGGCGAGGCGCTCCGCTATGTCCCTGGCATCAGCATCGAAACCGGCGAAGGGCATCGCGACGAGATCTTCGTGCGCGGCCAGGAAACCACGGCCGATTTCTATCTCGACGGTCTGCGCGACGATGCGCAGTATTACCGGCCGCTCTACAATGTCGAGCGCGTCGAGGTCCTCAAGGGCGCCAACGCGCTGATCTTCGGGCGCGGCGGCGGTGGCGGGGTGGTCAACCGCGTGAGCAAGACCGCCCGGCTCAATGGCTTCTCGGCCGAGTTCGACGCTTCGGTCGACAGCTTTGGCGCCTTCGCCATTGCCGGCGACGTCAACACCAGGCTTTCCGAGCCCGCGGCGCTGCGCATCAACGCGGTATATGAGGAGTTCAACAACGACCGCGACACTTACGACGGACGTTTCATCGGCTTTTCGCCCACCGCGACGGTTGAACTTGGCGAGGCGACTCGCCTGATCGCGACCTATTCCTATGATGACGACAAGCGCGTCACAGACCGCGGCCTGCCGAGCCTCAATGGCGGCCCGCTGCGCGGCTTCGACAGCACCTTTTTCGGCGTCCCTGGGTTCAACGAAGCGACCGCCGAAGTACACATCGCCCGCGCGCGGCTGGAGCATGAATTCTCCGACTCGCTCTCGGCAAACGCCTCGGTCCAGTATGCCGATTACGACAAGTATTATGCCAACGCGCTACCCAACGGCACCGATGGGGTGAACGTCTCGCTCAGCGGCTATGCCGATTTCACCGAGCGCCAGAACCTGATCGGCCAGGCAAACCTGGTGTGGCAGGCCGCGACCGGCGGAATCGGGCACAAGCTTCTGGCAGGTGTCGAGGCGCTCGACCAGGATACCAGGAACGGGCGCTTCAACATCGTGCTTAGTGAAACCAGCGTCCCGCTGACCGAGGAATTCGCCTATCCGACCGCCACGCTCGGGGCGCTTTCGCGCGAACGCGATAGCAATCTTACCGTCCTGTCTGCATACATCCAGGACCAGATCGAAATCGGCGAGCATCTCGAACTGATCGCTGGCTTGCGGTGGGAACGCTTCGATCTCGACACGGTCAACGTGCTCAACGGCGTTACCGGCGACCGCGTCGACGAGATGGTGAGCCCGCGCTTCGGTGCCGTGGTCAAGGCATCGCCGGCACTCTCGGTTTACGCCAGCTACGCCGAAAGCTTCCTGCCGCAGGCCGGGGACCAGTTCCTGCTGCTGTCGCCTGGCGATTCGGCGTTCGAACCGGAGAAGTTCACCAATTACGAGCTCGGCCTTAAGTGGGCACCGGCCCGGGACCTGTTCCTGACCGCCGCAATCTTCCGGCTCGATCGTACGAACACCAAGGCCGACGATCCGGTTACCTTCGAAACCGTGCTGACCGGCGAGAGCCGCGTCGAAGGGTTCGAATTCAACCTGGCTGGCGAGATTACCCCGCAGTGGCACGCCAATATCGGCTACACCTATCTCGACGGCAAAGTGACTTCCGACAGCGACTTCGCCAGCGCCGGCACGCGCCTGCAGCAGTTGCCGCGGCACCAGTTCAGCGCCTGGACGCGATATGACCTGACCGAAGCCTTCGGCCTCGGGCTGGGCTTGCTCTACCAGGGCGAGCAGTTCGCGAGCTTCTCGCAGAATGTGACCCTGCCCGATTACGTCCGCGTCGATGCGGCCCTCTTCTACGACGTGAGCGAGCGGCTGTCGCTGCAACTCAACATCGAGAACCTGTTCGACGAGAACTACTATCCCAGCGCGCACGGCGACAACAACATCCAGCCGGGCGACCCGTTCAGCGCCCGCGTGGGTGTCCGCCTCAAGCTGTGATGCCTAGTCCGGCTCGCTCCCCGGCGCATCGTCGCGGGGGAGCGGCCGCATCGCCGGTACGGCGCGCGCTGCGTCCTCGGCACTGATGCCGGGGGCGGGAGCGGCACTAATCGTCTCGCTCCGCCGCGCCACCCGTCCGGCTCGCTGCACGGCGCGAACGAGCCGCGGATAGACCCCGCAGCGGCAGATATTGGGAAGCGCCGCCTTGATCTCGGCCTCGCTCGGCGCGCTATTGCGCTGAAGCAGCGCAGCCGCCGCCATGACGATGCCCGGCGTGCAGAACCCGCACTGGATCGCCTGCTCGGCCACCATCGCCTGCTGGACCGCATGCGAGCGATCGTTCGACAGGCCCTCGATCGTGGTGATGAAGCGACCCTCGGCCTCGGCGATGGTGATCAGGCAGGCGCGCAGCGCAGCGCCATCGACGATCACGGTGCATGCGTGGCAGTCGCCATTGCCGCAGCCATACTTCGTCCCGGTGAGGTTCGCTGCATCGCGCAGCGCCCACAAGAGCGGGGTTTCCGGGTCCATATCGAACTGGACCGGACGGTCGTTTACGGTCATGCGCGACATCGGCGCGCGGCTCCTACTTCAGTTCCGCTGTGTGCCTATCAGTTGCGCCAGCTCGAATCGATCTTGTCGATGCGGCGTTTCCACGCTTCGAAATCGAACACGCCTGCTCCGCCCTGCGATGCCATGACCGAGAGGTCGCGCTGGTGGACGTCGACGACTTCCTGCGAGATCACATTGGCCTCGCCCTGGCTCAGCGTCGCGACCTGGATTTCGCACGCGCGTTGCAGTGCCCACATCTTCACGAACATGCCCGGAATGGTCCGGTCCATCACCACCGGTCCGTGGTTGCGCAGCATGAGGATCGAATGGTCGCCGAGGTTCTCGACCAACCGCTCGCCCTCTTCGGGACGGACCGTTACGCCTTCGAAATCGTGATAGCCGATCTGGCCCTGGAAATTGCAGGCATAGAAATTGGTCGGCAGCAGCCCGCCCTTGTGGCTGCACACCGCCATGGTCGCGGTGGTGTGCACGTGGCAGATGGCGGTCGCCTTCTCGCCCAGATGCTTGTGGAAGTAGGCATGCTGGGTGAAGCCCGCTTTGTTCACCATGTACTGCGACTGGCCGACATTGTTGCCTTCGACATCGATCTTGACGAGGTTCGACGCGGTCACCTCGTCATAAAGCAATCCGAACGGATTGATCAGAAAGGTGTCTGCCTCTCCCGGCACTGCCACCGAAATATGGTTGTAGATGCTCTCGCCCCAACCGAGATGGTCGAAGATGCGATAGCATGCGGCGAGATCGAGACGGGCCTGCCACTCTTCGCTGCTGCATTCGACATTGGGTTTCAACTGGGTCGCCATGGCGCTCTCCTCATCGATTCCTTGCTTTATGAAACCTATCGCACGGGGACGCCCCACCACACAAGGCTGTAGCGGCGCGCGCTGCGTACCGGCACCAGCGGTCATTTTACTTGCGCTTTGGCATGGCGTGCTTACGGCCTCGCGCAAATGAGCGAAAACGCCAAACTAACGCGCGGGTCGATCCGCTCCCACCTGGTGTCGCAAACACTTCCCATGATCGTTGGCGTCGCGGCGATCATGTCCATCGGCCTCGTCGATGCCTATTTCATCGGCCAGCTCGGCAGCGCCGAACTTGCAGCTATTTCCTTCGTCTTTCCCGTGACCATCGCGCTCGGCAGCATGGGCGTCGGGATCATGGTCGGGATCAACTCGGTGGTTGCGCGTGCG
This region of Altererythrobacter sp. CAU 1644 genomic DNA includes:
- a CDS encoding class II aldolase/adducin family protein, which produces MATQLKPNVECSSEEWQARLDLAACYRIFDHLGWGESIYNHISVAVPGEADTFLINPFGLLYDEVTASNLVKIDVEGNNVGQSQYMVNKAGFTQHAYFHKHLGEKATAICHVHTTATMAVCSHKGGLLPTNFYACNFQGQIGYHDFEGVTVRPEEGERLVENLGDHSILMLRNHGPVVMDRTIPGMFVKMWALQRACEIQVATLSQGEANVISQEVVDVHQRDLSVMASQGGAGVFDFEAWKRRIDKIDSSWRN
- a CDS encoding arsenate reductase family protein — encoded protein: MKATIWHNPKCGTSRKTLAILENLSSVEVSVIEYLQDPPSREKLEQLYRDAAITPQQGLRTRGTDAVERGLPDADADTVIAAMAADPILIERPLVETDKGVRLCRPQDKVLEIL
- a CDS encoding MFS transporter, which codes for MSEADPNSPLPTPLVHAPRRAISRGRMVLLFLVMLVTAAGNTAMQSVMPSIGTELGVADVWISLAYTWSALLWVICAPIWARRSDRRGRKSMMAVGLVGFIASMTLCGLVLWFGLHGLISAAATLLFFAAARSLYGGFGSAAPPAVQAYVASRTPRSERTQALALIASSFGLGTVIGPALAPLLIFPATGLVGPFFAFAMIAVIVLVALRFRLPDDDPSFAARGDVVAAPFSASSNSRMRRDEDDEEVDPREGLQGGMSAPADHIPDLSWRDRRLRPWLVAGLLGGHAQAAMLGIIGFFILDRLGLRGDPSAGTGPIGIVLMSGAIATLLAQWGLIPMLKLGPRSSTMWGVALAALGTVTFAVARDLHAIAVGFAIASLGFGLYRPGFTAGSSLAVTRVEQGQVGGIVASVNGAAYVVAPAIGVWLYGHHEVIGFATIVALCLAVFVLGWKQLTPDEELTRERR
- a CDS encoding (2Fe-2S)-binding protein, encoding MSRMTVNDRPVQFDMDPETPLLWALRDAANLTGTKYGCGNGDCHACTVIVDGAALRACLITIAEAEGRFITTIEGLSNDRSHAVQQAMVAEQAIQCGFCTPGIVMAAAALLQRNSAPSEAEIKAALPNICRCGVYPRLVRAVQRAGRVARRSETISAAPAPGISAEDAARAVPAMRPLPRDDAPGSEPD
- a CDS encoding class I SAM-dependent methyltransferase codes for the protein MESDGIALGSRGGLRDRLALYGAQCSVFFRGFLEHPRMVGSIIPSSRFTVRSMLAPVDWGSCRLFVEYGPGIGTFCRPVLEKLRGDGMLIVIDTNPIYIEYLQKTIRDKRFRAVLGSAADVEQIVRDHGFDHADYVLSGLPFSTLPAGVAPAIAAATHRVLRPGGAFLVYQFTAACREYMRPHFARIDAGFEWLNILPCKLFWGWKTADEGEPVAA
- a CDS encoding TonB-dependent receptor; translated protein: MTSVFRRAALLSSAALFLVPSVASANAAAAAEDRDYLPSDIIVTGERQGYGEDDGSSGTKTPTPLIEVPQTITFVTADQLEDQSIRQLGEALRYVPGISIETGEGHRDEIFVRGQETTADFYLDGLRDDAQYYRPLYNVERVEVLKGANALIFGRGGGGGVVNRVSKTARLNGFSAEFDASVDSFGAFAIAGDVNTRLSEPAALRINAVYEEFNNDRDTYDGRFIGFSPTATVELGEATRLIATYSYDDDKRVTDRGLPSLNGGPLRGFDSTFFGVPGFNEATAEVHIARARLEHEFSDSLSANASVQYADYDKYYANALPNGTDGVNVSLSGYADFTERQNLIGQANLVWQAATGGIGHKLLAGVEALDQDTRNGRFNIVLSETSVPLTEEFAYPTATLGALSRERDSNLTVLSAYIQDQIEIGEHLELIAGLRWERFDLDTVNVLNGVTGDRVDEMVSPRFGAVVKASPALSVYASYAESFLPQAGDQFLLLSPGDSAFEPEKFTNYELGLKWAPARDLFLTAAIFRLDRTNTKADDPVTFETVLTGESRVEGFEFNLAGEITPQWHANIGYTYLDGKVTSDSDFASAGTRLQQLPRHQFSAWTRYDLTEAFGLGLGLLYQGEQFASFSQNVTLPDYVRVDAALFYDVSERLSLQLNIENLFDENYYPSAHGDNNIQPGDPFSARVGVRLKL